In Colletotrichum destructivum chromosome 8, complete sequence, the following proteins share a genomic window:
- a CDS encoding Terpene cyclase dpchB: MNVADVSQAPEAYRDVVWIADACKLIMGIGWTANYVGMIRKSLKDQTYAMALLPLCCNFAWELTYAIMYAFTTSLEKYVHFSGLLLNCGVMYTAVKNAPREWEHAPLVQRNLRLIFVLAVAGFASAHVVLAKQVGPELGQAWSAYACQLLLSVGGLCQLLCRGHSRGASYFLWFSRFFGSLVLVPQDIIRYTYWKEAHEFMGSPMYIWFVTIFLILDGSYGLCLWYVRRFERQNAAAGKLKK; this comes from the exons ATgaacgtcgccgacgtctcCCAAGCGCCCGAGGCCTACCGCGATGTCGTCTGGATCGCCGACGCCTGCAAGCTCATCATGGGCATCGGCTGGACGGCCAACTACGTCGGCATGATCCGCAAGTCCCTCAAGGACCAGACCTACGCCATGGCCCTGCTGCCGCTGTGCTGTAACTTCGCCTGGGAGCTGACGTACGCCATCATGTACGCCTTCACCACCAGCCTGGAGAAGTACGTGCACTTCTCGGGCCTGCTGCTCAACTGCGGCGTCATGTACACCGCCGTCAAGAACGCCCCGAGGGAGTGGGAGCACGCGCCGCTCGTGCAGCGGAACCTGCgcctcatcttcgtcctcgccgtcgccggcttcgcGTCGGCGCACGTCGTTCTGGCCAAGCAGGTCGGACCCGAGCTCGGCCAGGCCTGGAGCGCGTACGCGTGTCAGCTGCTGCTGAGTGTAGGGGGCTTGTGCCAACTGCTGTGTCGAGGCCATTCCCGCGGGGCCTCGTACTTTCTGTG GTTCTCCCGCTTCTTCGGATCGCTGGTCCTCGTTCCTCAGGACATCATCCGGTACACGTACTGGAAGGAGGCCCACGAGTTCATGGGCTCTCCCATGTACATCTGGTTCGTCACCATTTTCCTGATCCTGGACGGGTCGTACGGACTGTGCCTTTGGTACGTCCGCCGGTTCGAGCGGCaaaacgccgccgccggaaaGTTGAAGAAGTGA
- a CDS encoding Non-reducing polyketide synthase dpchA gives MSAETPSLLVCGPLISDPDAAHLARIRSALVHTPQLAELRQAVTELSGVWSLLAGGEPSLERIHAAPLLQAFAEWINRGNSSGLLAAGQSSRNTRLAVLTVLSHLAEYVTFLRGLDAGAEEDLLDEHTKSLGGLQDGGIQGLCVGMLSASALACARNTSEVAELGAVAVRLAMCSAAFVDLDQIQSSDPTVCVSARLPRKAGDGDEQDRQPFQEALESYPQAYIGVRMDVTGTTITATKSITGSLTRHLEEQGAMTKEIDLKGRFHYPGHANALQKLVCLCESTPMLQFPQNRYPLVPLRQTISGDVVTDETPLHETVLRCILTETADWHTTMTRAVSALAESSETKSSPAGSETRLLVQLGPAECIPRSVLAGIPSIRVLQPTTSKPARPGHYPDDAIAVIGMSCRFPDAETPEHFWEIIQSGAKAGSVFPDVGSFDCGLFRKSPREAEYMDPQHRLALHLAYEALEAAGHFSPSSSSTDDVGCYVGMSSCDYEDHVNARPPTAFSFTGTARAFASGRISHFFGLTGPSVVVDTACSSSGVAIHTACRAVLSGECAVALAGGVNLMTDEGQAHQNLAGASFLSPTGQCRPFDAAADGYRRGQGGGFVLLKRLSAAVADNDRVLGVIAASAVNNSKGNRSITLPSSESQSRLYRQVLGSANVHPSHVSYVEAHGTGTQKGDPVECQSIRSVFGGNNRAGSSSPIRLGSVKGNLGHGEAASGIASLVKVLLMLQHGVITPQANFSMLNPAIPPLEGDNMEIFVSPASWRGPFRTALVNNYGASGANAAMVVCQAPSTHLSQFPSRTAMTTTHRYPFVITANTASSLHRSCLALLRFIETLPAGLNDDSLPSLAFHLAQRQNHALAHRTVFSARSAAKLKTHLLAQVEGGNVPSNASSQTQKTGTKPVVLLFSGQTGRRAHLNRDAYDNFHLLRNHLDRCDRTLQTLGLRSLFPRIFDSDPLEDLVDLHCMQFALQYSVAASWIDSGLEIKALVGHSLGQLTTLCVSGVLSLVDALRMVSGRALLIQTAWKQERGCMLSVDADAATVETLAQSVSAEDKVEIACYNAALHQVVAGTEAAVAAFEDAAGSSGISTKRLAVTHAFHSKLLDDILPDYHRLLRSLEFRPSKIAIEPCSELGGGWDTVTPDMVGRQSREPVYFAAAISRVEQRLGSCVWLEVGSGSAAITMARRALESQKPSSQAMVSHSFYAAQLHSAEPVSSVADSTIGLWNEGVRVQFWLYHASQRQSFVPMDLPSYQFDKTQYWLPFIERNKGSDSNGNDQAASLREAPDLVSLVGSLGSAETQAYEFSINQESDEYALFVKGRTVFGHFLAPGSVYAESAARAFALLPTDNTPQPPASVELGQMKLHAPFGLDLQRRLRLVLRQQTTSSWEFVVESCPLHDDKENSAKPQASGTVRLQGQGRSPFGTSQSILRRLFDRCGELREDRGASVVQGAYVKKIMARVASYDDRYFGIRFVASRGFEAVGDVDALPIVSQCRAVTALSPPVFDNFLLVAEMHAGSLGDLADDHLYICGGFEAIVPGDQASQTDGPWTVLSTLERENDKTLVSDILVFHAGSKKLALSILGARLTQIPARSLQKTLDEMNATRTSKVSNSEDILTPLPAVEPSPTDLSNGQIHRDLRSVLSPLIRSTTSLSQLTSSDDTKDSLGLSSRPSITPASSATSENDQDTTALYNLLAEHLDCSNGIPPDMPLGNIGLDSLISIQLQSDLEKLFGKSPALKLIDENTTFVELCGMVLQQDLSSQLKSRLSPVDSGNARTTSVEPLQAFGGYGHAVSVVPPAPVSLQDTPPFLPLAVEAFEQVKKDTSAFAQKTGFAGFYPDVQQKQTSLVLSYILEAFSTLGCDLRTLQSKDRLPGIFHPAKYQRLMGRLHDILEEAGIISPPDDQLFRYRTDAPLPPPTPSGDLYRQILEDCPLYRPDHQLLGVTASRLADCISGRADPLQLLFQDQASLKLLEDVYVSSPMFSTGNSMLGEMLRGLFSQARFQREGGSDKLRILEIGAGTGATTRRVLDQLIQSGVDFSYTFTDISLALVNGSKRKFTASYGRQRVDSDMEFTVLDIERPPPASMLQAFHLVISSNCIHATRDLRTSCGNIEKLVRRGDGMLCLLELTRPLAWLDCVFGLLDGWWRFEDGRKYALAHEDEWRARLESAGFQNVDWTGDGSRESEHFRLITAWH, from the exons ATGTCCGCAGAGACACCTTCATTACTGGTCTGTGGTCCCCTGATATCGGACCCGGACGCGGCCCATCTCGCTCGGATCCGCTCCGCCCTCGTCCACACGCCGCAGCTGGCAGAGCTCAGGCAAGCCGTCACGGAACTCTCGGGGGTCTGGTCTCTCCTCGCCGGGGGAGAACCATCCCTTGAGCGTATTCACGCCGCACCATTGCTCCAGGCCTTTGCGGAGTGGATCAACAGGGGCAACTCCTCAGGCCTCTTGGCGGCCGGCCAGAGCTCGAGGAATACGCGGTTAGCAGTGTTGACGGTCCTCTCACACCTCGCAGAGTACGTCACCTTCTTACGGGGTCTCGATGCGGGTGCAGAGGAAGACTTGCTGGACGAGCACACAAAGAGCCTGGGGGGCCTCCAAGATGGTGGCATCCAGGGGTTGTGTGTTGGAATGCTCTCTGCGAGCGCGTTGGCTTGCGCCAGAAACACTTCAGAAGTGGCCGAGCTCGGTGCCGTTGCGGTGAGGCTGGCCATGTGCTCCGCGGCGtttgtcgacctcgaccagaTTCAGTCTTCAGACCCAACCGTTTGTGTGAGTGCGCGGCTACCGCGAAAGGCGGGTGATGGAGACGAACAAGACCGTCAGCCGTTCCAGGAAGCACTTGAAAGCTATCCACAG GCTTACATCGGCGTCCGCATGGATGTTACCGGCACGACCATCACCGCCACGAAGAGCATAACAGGATCTCTCACGCGCCATCTCGAAGAACAAGGGGCCATGACGAAAGAGATAGACCTCAAAGGCCGCTTCCACTACCCGGGACACGCAAACGCGCTACAGAAGCTCGTCTGCCTCTGCGAGTCCACGCCGATGCTGCAGTTCCCGCAGAACAGATACCCGCTCGTGCCGTTGCGGCAGACCATCAGCGGAGACGTCGTGACGGACGAGACACCCCTCCACGAGACTGTGCTGCGGTGTATCTTGACCGAGACGGCCGACTGGCACACGACCATGACGAGAGCCGTGTCAGCCTTGGCCGAGTCATCAGAGACCAAGTCATCGCCGGCCGGAAGCGAAACCCGGCTCCTGGTCCAGCTGGGGCCTGCGGAGTGCATTCCTCGCTCTGTCCTGGCCGGAATCCCCTCTATCCGGGTGTTGCAGCCGACAACTAGCAAACCGGCTCGCCCCGGCCATTACCCggacgacgccatcgccgtgaTCGGCATGTCGTGCCGATTCCCGGACGCCGAGACCCCGGAACACTTCTGGGAAATCATCCAATCCGGCGCGAAGGCCGGCTCTGTCTTCCCGGACGTCGGATCCTTCGACTGCGGCCTGTTCCGCAAGTCCCCCCGCGAGGCCGAATACATGGACCCCCAACACCGgctcgccctccacctcgCGTACGAGGctctcgaggcggccgggcACTTCagcccgtcgtcctcgtcgacggacGACGTCGGCTGCTACGTCGGCATGTCGTCGTGCGACTACGAGGACCACGTCAACGCCCGCCCGCCTacggccttctccttcaccgGCACCGCGCGCGCCTTCGCGAGCGGCCGCATCAGCCACTTCTTCGGCCTCACGGGCCCTTCCGTCGTCGTTGACACGGCCTGCTCGTCATCCGGCGTGGCCATCCACACGGCCTGCAGGGCGGTCCTGTCCGGCGAGTGCGCCgtggccctcgccggcggcgtcaaccTGATGACGGACGAGGGCCAGGCCCACCAgaacctcgccggcgcgTCATTCCTCAGCCCGACGGGCCAGTGCCGCCCctttgacgccgccgccgacggctaCCGCCGCGGtcagggcggcgggttcgtCCTGCTGAAGCggctctcggcggccgtggcggacAACGaccgcgtcctcggcgtgattgcggcctcggccgtcaacAACAGCAAGGGGAACCGGTCCATCacgctgccgtcgtccgagtcccaGAGCAGGCTGTATCGACAGGTGCTCGGCTCGGCAAACGTCCACCCGAGCCACGTATCGTACGTCGAGGCACACGGCACGGGCACCCAGAAGGGGGACCCGGTCGAGTGCCAGAGCATCCGCAGCGTCTTTGGCGGAAACAACCGCGCAGGTTCTTCGTCCCCTATCCGTCTCGGGTCGGTCAAGGGGAATCTCGGGCacggcgaggcggcgtcgGGAATAGCCTCGCTCGTCAAGGTCCTCCTGATGCTGCAACACGGCGTGATCACGCCCCAAGCAAACTTCTCTATGCTGAATCCCGCCATCCCGCCTCTTGAAGGGGACAACATGGAGATCTTTGTGAGCCCGGCATCGTGGAGAGGGCCTTTCCGGACGGCGCTGGTCAACAATTACGGCGCATCGGGTGCCAACGCGGCCATGGTGGTCTGCCAAGCCCCGTCAACACACCTCTCACAATTcccctcgaggacggcaatgACTACAACCCATCGTTACCCGTTCGTGATCACGGCCAACACCGCATCTAGTCTTCATAGGAGCTGTCTTGCCCTCTTGCGCTTCATCGAGACTCTGCCCGCGGGCCTCAACGATGATTCTCTCCCTAGCTTGGCCTTCCATCTGGCCCAGCGCCAGAaccacgccctcgcccatcGCACAGtcttctcggccaggtcggcTGCTAAGTTGAAAACCCACCTTCTCGCGCAGGTCGAAGGGGGAAACGTTCCCAGCAATGCCTCCAGCCAGACCCAAAAGACCGGCACAAAGCCCGTGGTCCTCCTGTTCTCCGGCCAGACCGGCCGCCGGGCCCATCTCAACCGCGACGCGTATGACAACTTCCATCTTCTCCGAAATCATCTGGATAGGTGTGACCGCACTCTCCAAACCCTCGGCCTCCGCTCCCTGTTCCCTCGGATCTTCGACTCAGACcccctcgaggacctcgtcgacctccaCTGCATGCAGTTCGCCCTGCAGTACTCAGTGGCCGCGTCCTGGATCGACTCCGGGCTCGAGATCAAGGCCCTGGTGGGACAcagcctcggccagctcacGACTCTCTGCGTCAGCGGCGTGCtcagcctcgtcgacgctctGAGGATGGTGTCTGGTCGGGCGTTGCTCATCCAGACCGCGTGGAAACAGGAGCGAGGGTGCATGCTCagcgtcgacgccgatgccgccacGGTAGAGACTCTTGCGCAGTCGGTGTCGGCAGAGGACAAGGTCGAGATCGCGTGCTACAACGCCGCCCTTCACCAGGTTGTCGCCGGCACCGAAGCAGCCGTCGCCGCGTTCGAGGATGCCGCTGGCTCAAGCGGCATCTCGACAAAGAGACTCGCGGTCACGCATGCGTTCCACTCgaagctcctcgacgacattctcCCGGACTACCACCGTCTCCTCAGGAGTCTCGAATTTCGCCCATCAAAGATCGCCATAGAGCCTTGCtccgagctcggcggcggctgggacACCGTCACACCGGACATGGTCGGACGTCAGTCCCGCGAGCCCGTCTACTTTGCGGCGGCCATCTCGAGAGTAGAACAACGGCTGGGCTCTTGCGTGTGGCTGGAGGTTGGCTCCGGATctgccgccatcaccatggcTCGCCGTGCCCTCGAGAGTCAAAAACCATCATCACAGGCGATGGTTTCGCATTCTTTCTACGCGGCCCAGCTTCACAGCGCGGAACCAGTGTCGTCCGTTGCGGATTCCACCATTGGACTTTGGAACGAGGGTGTTAGAGTGCAGTTCTGGCTGTACCACGCTTCCCAACGACAGTCTTTCGTGCCGATGGACCTCCCTTCGTACCAGTTCGATAAGACGCAGTACTGGCTGCCGTTCATCGAGAGGAATAAGGGGTCAGATTCCAACGGAAACGATCAGGCAGCGTCACTCCGAGAGGCCCCAGACTTGGTGTCCCTCGTTGGAAGTCTGGGTTCGGCGGAAACGCAAGCCTACGAGTTCTCCATCAACCAAGAGAGTGACGAGTACGCCCTCTTCGTGAAAGGTAGAACGGTCTTTGGGCATTTCCTGGCGCCTGGCTCCGTATACGCAGAGTCTGCCGCCCGAGCCTTTGCGCTTCTGCCGACTGACAATACGCCCCAGCCTCCCGCCTCCGTGGAGCTGGGCCAGATGAAGCTCCATGCGCCCTttggcctcgacctccaAAGGCGTCTTCGCTTGGTCTTGCGCCAACAGACGACATCAAGCTGGGAGTTCGTGGTGGAAAGCTGCCCGCTCCATGATGACAAGGAAAACTCTGCCAAACCCCAAGCATCAGGGACCGTCAGGCTACAGGGCCAGGGACGTTCCCCCTTCGGCACCAGCCAGAGcatcctccgccgcctcttcgACCGCTGCGGCGAGCTGCGCGAAGACCGCGGCGCTTCCGTCGTCCAGGGCGCCTACGTCAAGAAGATCATGGCCCGGGTGGCCAGTTACGACGACAGGTACTTCGGCATACGTTTCGTGGCATCCCGGGGTTTTGAGGccgttggcgacgtcgacgctcTCCCCATCGTGTCCCAGTGCCGTGCCGTAACGGCGTTGAGCCCGCCCGTCTTTGACAACTTCctgcttgttgccgagatGCACGCCGGCAGCCTGGGAGACCTCGCAGACGATCACCTATACATctgcggcggcttcgaggccatcgtcCCCGGGGACCAGGCCTCGCAGACCGACGGGCCCTGGACGGTTCTCTCGACTCTGGAGCGGGAGAACGACAAGACGCTGGTGTCGGATATTCTCGTCTTCCACGCGGGCAGCAAGAAGCTGGCCCTCTCCATCCTGGGCGCGAGACTCACGCAGATCCCCGCCCGGTCCCTGCAGAAGACGCTGGACGAGATGAACGCCACGAGAACGTCCAAGGTCAGCAACAGCGAGGACATTTTGACGCCGCTTCCCGCCGTGGAACCTTCTCCAACCGACCTCTCCAACGGGCAGATACACCGTGATCTCCGCTCCGTCCTCTCCCCTCTAATCAGGTCAACCACGAGCCTGTCTCAACTGACCTCGAGCGATGACACAAAGGACTCCCTGGGCCTGTCATCGAGGCCTTCCATAACCCCAGCGAGCTCGGCCACGTCCGAGAACGACCAGGACACTACCGCCCTCTACAACCTGCTCGCGGAGCACTTGGACTGCTCTAACGGGATCCCGCCGGACATGCCGCTGGGCAACATCGGACTGGACTCCCTGATCTCGATCCAGCTGCAGTCGGACCTGGAGAAGCTGTTCGGGAAGAGCCCGGCTCTGAAGCTCATCGACGAGAACACCACTTTCGTGGAACTCTGCGGCATGGTCCTGCAGCAGGATCTCTCCAGCCAGCTGAAGTCCAGGCTCTCACCGGTCGACTCGGGCAACGCCAGAACGACGTCGGTAGAGCCCCTTCAAGCCTTTGGCGGATATGGTCATGCCGTGTCAGTCGTACCGCCAGCTCCTGTATCTCTACAGGATactcccccctttctccccCTAGCCGTCGAAGCGTTCGAGCAGGTGAAAAAGGACACTAGCGCCTTTGCCCAAAAGACTGGGTTCGCCGGCTTCTACCCAGATGTACAGCAGAAGCAGACCTCCCTCGTCTTGTCTTACATCCTGGAGGCCTTTAGCACCTTGGGTTGTGACCTCAGAACACTCCAGTCCAAGGACCGGTTACCCGGCATATTCCACCCCGCCAAGTATCAAAGGCTGATGGGCAGGCTCCACGACATCCTGGAGGAGGCCGGAATCATCTCGCCGCCGGATGACCAGCTGTTCCGTTATCGTACGGACGCGCCACTACCACCTCCCACACCTTCAGGGGACCTGTACCGCCAGATCCTGGAAGACTGCCCGCTCTACCGGCCTGATCACCAGCTGCTCGGCGTGACGGCCTCGCGGCTGGCCGACTGCATTTCCGGCCGCGCAGACCCCCTACAACTGTTGTTCCAAGATCAGGCGTCCctcaagctcctcgaggacgtctACGTCAGCTCGCCCATGTTCTCCACGGGCAACAGCATGCTCGGCGAAATGCTCCGCGGGCTGTTCTCGCAGGCTCGGTTCCAAAGGGAGGGCGGCTCCGATAAGCTCCGGATCCTGGAGATCGGGGCCGGTACCGGCGCCACCACGAGAcgcgtcctcgaccagctcaTTCAGAGCGGCGTCGACTTCTCCTACACCTTCACCGACATCTCCCTAGCGCTCGTCAACGGCTCCAAGCGCAAGTTCACCGCCAGCTACGGCCGGCAGCGGGTGGACTCGGACATGGAGTTCACCGTGCTCGACATCGAGAGGCCGCCCCCCGCGAGCATGCTGCAGGCGTTCCACCTGGTCATCTCGTCCAACTGCATCCACGCTACGCGAGACCTGCGGACGTCCTGCGGCAACATAGAGAAGCTCGTGCGCAGGGGGGACGGCATGCTATGCCTGCTGGAGCTCACTCGGCCGCTTGCCTGGCTGGACTGCGTCTTCGGGCTGCTTGACGGCTGGTGGCGGTTCGAAGACGGGAGGAAGTATGCCCTGGCTCACGAGGACGAGTGGAGGGCGAGATTGGAGAGTGCCGGGTTCCAGAACGTGGACTGGACCGGGGACGGCTCGCGTGAGTCTGAGCATTTCCGGCTTATCACGGCATGGCACtga
- a CDS encoding Putative O-methyltransferase domain, S-adenosyl-L-methionine-dependent methyltransferase superfamily, whose product MTQHIVIQQLDNLLSQVKALDLSSLGPSDRAKAQQSLVEALSTAETPYEHLLRLSGSHLHLACLRLGADISLFKTLSESEKPLSVDYLGKQLGIAPDLLERVLRFLASVGTVKQTSKDTYAPDKISHAMASLGLDSGVHLLFDIHDKTYQALPDAVAELGYKDVDDIRNGVFQKAFGTDLSCYEYLVHHPELQGYMQDAMKLQPPDGDWLAALPVDKEVAQWQASDPERVLFVDIGGGMGHQCLRLRERYPDAPGRVIVQDMPITIGRIPKPMPHGVEAMAHSFDDPQPIKNAKFYYLRNVLHGLPYDHSVSVLKKLAASMGAESRLVIDDLVVPDEGACRQACQLDFIMMASIAGRKRTKTQWYTLLEAAGFKILDIHTYSWPLQDSLIIASPVHLS is encoded by the exons ATGACGCAACACATAGTTATCCAGCAGCTCGACAACCTGCTATCGCAGgtcaaggccctcgacctcTCCTCCTTGGGCCCCTCGGACCGTGCCAAAGCCCAACAGTCGCTTGTCGAGGCCTTGTCCACTGCCGAAACACCCTATGAGCATCTGCTCAGGCTTTCAGGATCT CACTTGCACCTCGCCTGTCTCCGCCTCGGTGCGGACATCAGCCTCTTCAAGACCCTGTCTGAGAGTGAGAAGCCGTTGTCCGTCGACTATCTTGGCAAACAGCTCGGCATTGCCCCCGACCTTCTTG AACGGGTCCTGCGGTTCTTGGCCTCCGTGGGCACCGTCAAGCAGACTTCCAAGGACACATACGCCCCTGACAAGATCAGCCATGCCATGGCCAGTCTCGGCCTTGATTCCGGAGTCCATCTCTT GTTCGACATCCATGACAAGACGTACCAGGCCCTCCCAgacgccgttgccgagcTAGGCTACAAGGATGTGGACGACATCCGCAACGGCGTCTTCCAAAAGGCGTTCGGGACAGACCTGTCCTGCTACGAGTACCTCGTACATCATCCCGAGCTCCAGGGGTACATGCAGGATGCCATGAAGCTCCAGCCCCCCGACGGCGACTGGCTCGCGGCGTTGCCCGTCGACAAGGAGGTCGCCCAGTGGCAGGCCTCGGACCCCGAACGCGTCTTgttcgtcgacatcggcggcggcatgggtCACCAGTGCCTCCGCCTCCGTGAGCGCTACCCCGATGCCCCCGGCCGTGTCATCGTGCAGGACATGCCCATCACCATTGGCCGCATTCCCAAGCCGATGCCGCACGGggtcgaggccatggcgCACAGCTTCGACGACCCTCAGCCCATCAAGA ATGCCAAGTTTTACTACTTGCGCAACGTCCTCCACGGCCTGCCCTACGACCACTCCGTCTCGgtgctgaagaagctcgcCGCGTCAATGGGCGCCGAGTCCCgtctcgtcatcgacgacctggtCGTTCCGGACGAGGGCGCCTGCAGGCAGGCCTGCCAGCTGGACTTCATCATGATGGCCTCCATTGCCGGGAGGAAACGGACAAAGACCCAGTGGTACACGCTTCTGGAGGCCGCCGGCTTCAAGATCCTCGACATTCACACCTACAGCTGGCCGCTCCAGGACTCGCTGATCATTGCCTCGCCTGTCCATCTGAGCTAA
- a CDS encoding Putative methyltransferase Ppm1/Ppm2/Tcmp: protein MPSSSPSPSLTKGKITLTGAEETLLITLFARAKDAESPNPILNDRTTVEVVSRIRDQGYDFSRTDLDRSNTTFARLVATRARVLDICCEQFLERNPGPATIVHLACGMDARCHRIKWQGEGRLWIDADLREATKLRRQVMDDPDAGPGEYRLLDPNIHDDGWLEACGVPVDRPVFVIFEGLTPYLTREELQGILARVVKHFGGSGVPGEVCFDAPGSIAYFLINYVFNKALTSMGTRFTWYMDDPLSLEREVPGLRFKGRVFNLQDYARLGHSTWFFSLFARIADWFNVVGQLGSGYRYEF, encoded by the coding sequence ATgccttcatcctcgccgtcgccgtcgctcaCCAAGGGCAAAATCACCCTgacgggcgccgaggagaccCTTCTCATCACGCTCTTCGCCCGCGCCAAAGATGCCGAGTCGCCCAACCCGATCTTGAACGACCGGACgacggtcgaggtcgtctcCCGCATCCGCGACCAGGGCTACGACTTCTCCCGcaccgacctcgaccgctcCAACACCACGTTCGCGCGCCTCGTCGCCACCCGCGCCCGCGTGCTGGACATCTGCTGCGAGCAGTTCCTCGAGAGGAACCCGGGCCCCGCGACCATAGTCCACCTCGCGTGCGGCATGGACGCCCGCTGCCACCGTATCAAGTGGCAGGGCGAGGGCCGCTTGTGGATCGACGCGGACCTGCGCGAGGCCACAAAGTTGCGGCGGCAGGTTATGGACGACCCGGAcgccgggccgggcgagtACCGCCTGCTGGACCCGAACatccacgacgacggctggCTGGAGGCCTGCGGGGTTCCCGTCGACCGGCCCGTGTTTGTCATCTTCGAGGGCTTGACGCCGTACCTGACGCGCGAGGAGCTCCAGGGCATCCTGGCTCGCGTCGTCAAGCACTTTGGCGGGAGCGGCGTCCCCGGGGAGGTCTGCTTCGACGCGCCCGGCTCCATCGCCTACTTCCTCATCAACTACGTCTTCAACAAGGCGCTGACGTCGATGGGCACGCGCTTCACCTGGTACATGGACGACCCATTGTCgttggagagagaggttcCCGGCCTACGGTTTAAGGGGCGCGTCTTCAACCTGCAGGACTACGCGCGGCTGGGTCATTCTACTTGGTTCTTTAGTCTCTTTGCGCGGATTGCCGACTGGTTCAACGTTGTCGGTCAGCTTGGTTCGGGTTACCGTTATGAGTtttga
- a CDS encoding FAD-dependent monooxygenase dpchE — protein MSEPHFKVIIVGGSITGLTLAHSLHKIGVDFTILEKRATVTPQEGASVGILPNGARVLDQLGLYGLVEEATAPLGATHIHFPDGFHFCSLYPKSMLENFGYPVAFLERRRLLEVLYNALPDKSKVLVNKTVSDIEQCDDGKSAGVKVRTADGDVYEGDLVVGADGVHSRTRSELWRMSSSAGQSEDVRMDKDRMSAEYSCVFGISRGPSGLKAGEQIMRMYDGRTLVVIPSKDDVVFWFLSRKLDRKYKYSEAPRFTLEDAAAECAELADAPLGNDVRFGDVWKIRQTFNMVVLEENLLRTWSFGRVLCIGDSIHKMTVNLGQGANCAIEDVAILTNLLSQCLGSKREAKPSGQELDALLRRFNDIHLSRVSHIYDTSWLIARVHARDGFVRKIIGRYIMPYFGHKFESRPFNMIANAAALEFLPLPRSSFPGWEKYKSKENKSGSWAVLSRSVLLLVGLAILSAWWRRT, from the exons ATGTCGGAACCCCATTTCAAAGTCATCATTGTGGGGGGCTCCATCACGGGCCTCACGCTGGCTCACAGCCTTCACAAGATAGGCGTAGACTTCACCATCCTCGAGAAGCGGGCGACCGTCACGCCGCAGGAGGGTGCCTCTGTCGGAATCTTGCCCAACGGTGCCCGCGTCCTCGATCAACTGGGCCTCTatggccttgtcgaagaggCGACTGCGCCTCTCGGCGCCACACATATCCATTTCCCCGATGGTTTTCACTTCTGCAGCCTGTATCCAAAGTCCATGTTGGAGAA TTTTGGTTACCCAGTCGCTTTTCTCGAACGCCGAAGGCTCCTCGAGGTTCTCTATAACGCCTTGCCGGACAAGAGCAAGGTCCTGGTCAACAAGACCGTTTCGGACATTGAGCAGTGCGATGACGGAAAATCAGCCGGCGTCAAGGTTCGGACGGCTGACGGGGATGTCTACGAGGGCGACCTTGTTGTCGGGGCGGACGGCGTGCACAGTCGGACCCGGAGCGAGTTGTGGCGCATGTCCAGCTCGGCGGGACAGAGCGAAGACGTCAGAATGGATAAAGACA GAATGTCAGCCGAGTACTCATGCGTCTTTGGCATCTCGCGAGGCCCGTCCGGTCTGAAGGCCGGGGAGCAGATCATGCGCATGTACGACGGCCGCACGCTAGTGGTCATCCCTTCCAaagacgacgtcgtcttctGGTTCCTGTCGCGGAAGCTCGACAGGAAGTACAAGTACAGCGAGGCGCCGCGGTTCACGCtggaggacgccgccgcggagtgcgccgagctggccgacgcccCGCTGGGCAACGACGTGCGGTTCGGGGACGTCTGGAAGATCCGGCAGACCTTCAACATGGTCGTCCTGGAGGAGAACCTCTTGAGAACGTGGTCTTTCGGTCGCGTTTTGTGCATTGGCGACAGTATCCACAAG ATGACGGTCAACCTCGGACAAGGTGCCAATTGTGCCATTGAGGACGTCGCCATCCTGACGAACCTCCTGAGCCAGTGTTTGGGGTCCAAAAGGGAGGCAAAGCCGTCGGGCCAGGAGCTTGACGCCCTGCTGCGCCGTTTCAACGACATCCACCTGTCGAGGGTATCACACATCTACGACACCTCCTGGCTGATAGCCCGCGTGCACGCGAGAGATGGGTTCGTCCGCAAGATCATCGGGAGGTACATCATGCCATACTTTGGCCATAAGTTCGAAAGCCGACCGTTTAACATgatcgccaacgccgcggCCTTGGAGTTCCTGCCCCTGCCGCGGTCCTCCTTTCCGGGCTGGGAGAAGTACAAGAGCAAGGAAAACAAATCCGGCTCGTGGGCGGTGTTGTCACGGTCTGTCTTGCTGCTCGTAGGATTGGCCATTCTATCAGCCTGGTGGCGAAGGACCTGA